A stretch of the Corylus avellana chromosome ca6, CavTom2PMs-1.0 genome encodes the following:
- the LOC132185847 gene encoding uncharacterized protein LOC132185847, whose translation MVGRWWRECIIAFILTFPSMARTNTAIAAIPPMPCIPSQEFTRPSGAADTSIGNAIGATTGTATSTSTATGVGTITGTVTSAITSTSTNTNTFTFCTNTCLTPAPALASSV comes from the exons ATGGTGGGCAGATGGTGGAGAGAATGCATTATAGCATTTATCCTCACCTTCCCTTCAATGGCTCGCACTAATACTGCTATTGCGGCTATTCCCCCGATGCCTTGCATACCTTCCCAGGAATTCACCCGTCCTTCAGGAGCAG CCGACACCAGCATCGGCAATGCCATCGGCGCCACCACCGGCACtgccacctccacctccactgCCACCGGCGTCGGCACCATCACCGGCACCGTAACTAGCGCCATCACCAGCACTagcaccaacaccaacacctTCACTTTCTGCACCAACACTTGTTTGACACCGGCACCAGCACTGGCTAGCTCGGTGTGA